One Glycine max cultivar Williams 82 chromosome 4, Glycine_max_v4.0, whole genome shotgun sequence DNA segment encodes these proteins:
- the LOC100820527 gene encoding uncharacterized vacuolar membrane protein YML018C isoform X2: protein MGWRYNAGLFLIVTVVIIWVTSAEVTQDIFTDYKQPFAVTYLGASLMVVYLPIAFIKDWFCNLLKSRSSKSGKNAECVDEFSVRISSPLKSNGVHKNFELELGSVNRKDSDLDLSTLAEVKPLVAKYNDNTVLKVERQLTGKEVAAYGFYIAPIWFITEYLSNAALARTSVASTTVLSSTSGLFTLFIGAFMGQDSLNVAKVVAVLVSMAGVVMTTLGKTWAADESQLSDAGKHSLVGDLFGILSAMSYGLFTVLLKKFSGEEGERVDVQKLFGYIGLFTLVALWWLIWPLMALGIEPKFTIPHSAKVDEVVLANGFIGSVLSDYFWALCVVWTTPLVATLGMSLTIPLAMVADMVIHGRHYSAVYILGSVQVFAGFVIANLSDRLTKMLRL from the exons ATGGGGTGGAGATACAACGCTGGTTTGTTCCTCATAGTCACTGTCGTTATTATTTGGGTCACCTCCGCCGAAGTTACCCAG GATATTTTTACCGATTATAAGCAGCCATTTGCAGTAACATATCTTGGAGCTTCTCTTATGGTAGTTTACCTCCCAATAGCATTCATCAAGGACTGGTTCTGTAACTTACTTAAATCCCGCTCCTCTAAAAGTGGTAAAAATGCAGAATGCGTGGATGAGTTTTCTGTCAGGATTAGCTCTCCTCTCAAAAGCAATGGAGtgcataaaaactttgaacTGGaactggggagtgtgaatcggAAAGATAGTGATTTAGACCTTTCAACACTTGCAGAAGTAAAGCCATTAGTAGctaaatataatgataatacTGTGCTGAAGGTGGAGAGACAACTTACTGGGAAGGAAGTTGCTGCTTATGGATTTTACATTGCACCTATCTGGTTTATAACAGAG TATCTATCAAACGCTGCCCTTGCACGAACAAGTGTTGCAAGTACAACAGTGTTATCATCAACTTCAGGACTTTTCACTCTTTTCATTGGTGCATTTATGGGTCAAGACTCTTTAAATGTAGCAAAAGTAGTTGCTGTCTTAGTCAGCATGGCAGGGGTTGTCATGACAACGCTGGGGAAAACTTGGGCTGCAGATGAATCACAATTAAGTGATGC TGGAAAGCACTCTTTAGTTGGAGATCTTTTTGGAATTCTCTCAGCTATGTCATACGGTCTATTTACAG TTCTTCTTAAGAAGTTTTCTGGTGAAGAAGGAGAAAGGGTTGATGTGCAAAAGCTGTTTGGGTATATTGGATTGTTTACACTTGTAGCATTGTGGTGGCTCA TCTGGCCATTGATGGCCTTAGGAATTGAACCCAAATTTACCATTCCCCACTCTGCTAAAGTGGACGAAGTGGTTCTTGCAAATGGATTTATTGGAAGCGTACTTTCAGACTACTTCTG GGCACTTTGTGTTGTATGGACTACTCCTCTTGTGGCCACTTTGGGTATGTCACTCACCATTCCTCTCGCTATGGTGGCTGACATGGTAATTCATGGTCGGCATTATTCAGCAGTATACATTCTTGGCTCAGTTCAG
- the LOC100820527 gene encoding uncharacterized vacuolar membrane protein YML018C isoform X1: protein MGWRYNAGLFLIVTVVIIWVTSAEVTQDIFTDYKQPFAVTYLGASLMVVYLPIAFIKDWFCNLLKSRSSKSGKNAECVDEFSVRISSPLKSNGVHKNFELELGSVNRKDSDLDLSTLAEVKPLVAKYNDNTVLKVERQLTGKEVAAYGFYIAPIWFITEYLSNAALARTSVASTTVLSSTSGLFTLFIGAFMGQDSLNVAKVVAVLVSMAGVVMTTLGKTWAADESQLSDASGKHSLVGDLFGILSAMSYGLFTVLLKKFSGEEGERVDVQKLFGYIGLFTLVALWWLIWPLMALGIEPKFTIPHSAKVDEVVLANGFIGSVLSDYFWALCVVWTTPLVATLGMSLTIPLAMVADMVIHGRHYSAVYILGSVQVFAGFVIANLSDRLTKMLRL, encoded by the exons ATGGGGTGGAGATACAACGCTGGTTTGTTCCTCATAGTCACTGTCGTTATTATTTGGGTCACCTCCGCCGAAGTTACCCAG GATATTTTTACCGATTATAAGCAGCCATTTGCAGTAACATATCTTGGAGCTTCTCTTATGGTAGTTTACCTCCCAATAGCATTCATCAAGGACTGGTTCTGTAACTTACTTAAATCCCGCTCCTCTAAAAGTGGTAAAAATGCAGAATGCGTGGATGAGTTTTCTGTCAGGATTAGCTCTCCTCTCAAAAGCAATGGAGtgcataaaaactttgaacTGGaactggggagtgtgaatcggAAAGATAGTGATTTAGACCTTTCAACACTTGCAGAAGTAAAGCCATTAGTAGctaaatataatgataatacTGTGCTGAAGGTGGAGAGACAACTTACTGGGAAGGAAGTTGCTGCTTATGGATTTTACATTGCACCTATCTGGTTTATAACAGAG TATCTATCAAACGCTGCCCTTGCACGAACAAGTGTTGCAAGTACAACAGTGTTATCATCAACTTCAGGACTTTTCACTCTTTTCATTGGTGCATTTATGGGTCAAGACTCTTTAAATGTAGCAAAAGTAGTTGCTGTCTTAGTCAGCATGGCAGGGGTTGTCATGACAACGCTGGGGAAAACTTGGGCTGCAGATGAATCACAATTAAGTGATGC CAGTGGAAAGCACTCTTTAGTTGGAGATCTTTTTGGAATTCTCTCAGCTATGTCATACGGTCTATTTACAG TTCTTCTTAAGAAGTTTTCTGGTGAAGAAGGAGAAAGGGTTGATGTGCAAAAGCTGTTTGGGTATATTGGATTGTTTACACTTGTAGCATTGTGGTGGCTCA TCTGGCCATTGATGGCCTTAGGAATTGAACCCAAATTTACCATTCCCCACTCTGCTAAAGTGGACGAAGTGGTTCTTGCAAATGGATTTATTGGAAGCGTACTTTCAGACTACTTCTG GGCACTTTGTGTTGTATGGACTACTCCTCTTGTGGCCACTTTGGGTATGTCACTCACCATTCCTCTCGCTATGGTGGCTGACATGGTAATTCATGGTCGGCATTATTCAGCAGTATACATTCTTGGCTCAGTTCAG